GGAACTGTTGTTCTGAAGTAAGAGGTCATCTCTAGATCAGACAGATTATCTACTGAAGTCAGTTGCAACTGGAAGGACTTGGCAGCAAAGTTTACATCTAAAAATAGTGATCTATTCTTTAACAATCATGTTGTTACTCTGTTACTAATACAGATGCACTTCAGAAAGAGCAAATATGTGAAAACGACTCTGACTTGTTAAGGGATGCACTATCTTTCTGATTGCTTTACAGACTGAAATCATATGCATTCCACATCACACCACCATGCAACCACTGGAGGAATGATGCATAGAGATTTCTGTGTAGTGCTGTTTAATGTTTAGAGCAGTaagaaaactgtaaattaaatgtacttttcagagaaaaaaaaaaaaaaaaacaagtttccCAAGACTGAAACTAGCTGGAATAACACAAACAATTCCTGTTACtaccaggaaaagaaacaaatgaaaaaacaaactagtTATTGTAACAATTACAGCGTCCAAATCAACGTGGCCACTTCTGACCATGCTCTTTAATAACTcaggacagaaaagaacaagTCTTTTATGTAAATAATCCCTACCTACTGGCAAGACCTGTTTTCTTCAGGTTGGGTACAGAGTGGCCTTGAAACACAAATAGGAACATTTAACTTCTACCTTGCgaaggcacttttttttcctctaattgcCTATATGGAACTTTcactcagtgaaaaaaaaaagtatagaaacGACTGGAAAATCCTCATGAACTGGAAACACATACAAACCCAAGGGTCCCAAGGACAGGTGGCAGACTGCTATGTCATTTCTGAAAGTATGAAAACACCAACACTGAGACCTGAGCAACACAAGTCTCAACTGTatgtttcatggaaaaaaataacaaaaaaaacaaaacaagatgaaTGGAAGGTCAGTGAAACCTGGGATTCCTAAATCTACTAATTGCAGGAATATCTTTTGAAAGCATAACAttgaggaaatattttccattgttaCGTACATTTCCCTGTATAGCAGGAAAAGACATAACATCATGAGATCTTAATTTATCCtgaaacaaacataaaagcaaaacaattcaTGACAGTTTAATTTCAATAGAAAGAAACCTGGTGACTGTGATGCAGTGAGGGACCATACAGATGTTCTTTTGCATgaccatttctttcttctggaaagaaaatgactgaagCATGAATGGAGGGTAGCAGATTGGGATGCTGCATTGAACCACCCTGGGGCCCAGGGCTCTCCATGCTTCctgttctgctgcagctgcttatCCACCATACATCTCAGAAGGGGGCCAGTTAAATAAGCACAAAAAGTCAATCAAGGAGAGGAATAATACAACATCCACCTCCTAGTTGTCACAAGCATTATTCTTAGATACCTACCTTTTCCTGTGGGTACTTCTTGTTCAACTTTGGAAGCAGTCTCAAGCTCATCTGCTGACAATCTGCTGTGAAGTTCTATTTTTCTGATGCACCATTTTAGCAAGCTAAGACAACTCACAAATGAGGCAGACAGGCACCAGAGACATCAGGCATATGCCATCCCTAAACTCCCTTAGTCCAGTTCACCAGGCCTTGCCTCACTCAAAGCTATGTGATTCCATGCCAGGAGTCAGGCATCCAAAATGTGGATAAAGTGCAATTATAAGTCACAACGATGAGTTTCCTTGTTTCTGAGAAACACACTTTGATCCACAGATTCCTTTTAAGTCCTTCCATCAGGCAACGTgcctattatttttaatatgtaagcGTTTGCAAATATcttgttttaatcatttaaatacTATACAGTTAAAAATGAGCATATCATATTTTCACTTAAGGAACACCATGCTTTTACCTGCTAATCACTCTGAACAATAGGCCCATATATTCTTTTAACACTATCATGTACGTTAAGAAACCTGGAATCTTCAGTTATGTGAATACAACTCACTCGTTCATGACCAAATCCTTTTCAGTAATACAGGACCAAAAGCATCTACTGTGGCATCTGGCATAACCAATATGCTTACACTggaaattatttacatttgtgGACTAATTATGTCTAAAAGCTCAGTCTTATGACAAAGTAACTCTCGCTTCAAGTTTTataaaaattcaataaatatGCAGGATATCAGTCTTCAAAGATCAAGGAGCCCAAAGCAAAATCCTTATTGTCTGAGTCTGAGTAATGCTATTGACTTCCAGTAAATTAttcacatgcaaaaatatttgcaggacTGTAGCCAAAATTTGGAAATTAacttcaaaattaataaaatgaattacTAAGATTAGAttatataaagtattttattttacttttttttttttttaatatagcatTCTAAATACCATTCATAtctatattacatttttttttaaaataagttatgCAAACACTAACAGATTTTGAGAGTGAAGAGAAATTTTCCAAGAACGGAGGGGTAAAAGTGATGTCTCTtcccataaatatttttttatactgtAACTTTCACTTGTGTTAAGAATCCATTTGAGATAAAAAAATCCGTAATTGACATAGTATTTCTGACTATTTTAATGGCATGTTCAGGTATCAGAGAATGACAATTATTATAAACCCCTATCTCAGAGTATAACCCATAAAAGAACTAGTGACCAGATGTCACCTtggttaaaaaatattattattcaaTAGCAGTTAGGGATGCCTAgcattttacagaataaaaactcTGCAGTATTAGAAACGTACATAACAACTGTCCCGCAAAGCAGATGATGCCATGAAGCTTTTGCTGTCCGCTGGTTTTCTACGCTCTACTTATaagcaaaatgctttccaaagtCTTTTCTAAACACAGTCCTTCACAGGATACCTTGTCAATGACCAGTTAACTGCTGGTAGCGCTGGGATGCAGTGGTTTGACTCTTGCTAGTCTGGAGAGGCCAAGTCTAAGACCATGAGTAGGTGACTTAACCAAAGCATATTTCCCAATGTTACTAGTGCTTCCCGAtgcagctgaaaataattttaaaacaaaaagaaggtttaagcagttttaagaaaaaaaatcgtAACTCCTGTCTTTTTATAGCAttcaaagcagaacaaaaaagtaTTCTAAAGACATTGCAATAAAGATCAGAACAACATACCacaaaagcacatgaaaaatcaGCATACTTGCAGGGAATCAATCTATTTGGGAGCCACTGCAGCAGGTATGGCACACAGTTTTAAGTAACAAGCAACACAACAGAGAAACACCACTATGTGGCACTggacaaacacaaaaacattgttCCTGGTCTACTGTGCATTTTCAGGTGCTCCATAGACAGTCACAGAATGGAACACAAAGTCAAGCGACAAAAGAAGGCTTGAGAGAAAGGagtcaaacaaaaaaataaatgtgtgcgttaaaggaaagtaaatattaaggaaaaccaaagaaagAGTTAggagtcagcagcagcagcttaaaCATTCTGATAACCTAAAGCTTCTAAGTATTTGCTTTACTAAAGCAGTTAAAACACTTcaacacatttttaacattatttgtttaaaatatataacaatGCAGCACATACCAGAGATAAAGAAAGCTCTTAAGAGAGAAGAGGCCACAAGACAATCTCTTGATTAAAATCTGCTTCACactctggaaaatatttcattatccTTCCCACATAAAGGAGTTAAGGATAATGCTGTAAGAGGAAAATAAGCACGGAgatagctttttgttttattttattttttaacctagGGTTAAAAGAATACCTTGCATTTTAAGAGGGCAATAGTTGTtccaaaatactgtttgtttgtttgtctgcttttagGAGAGAATTCCGGAAACTTAAGACAACCAATGTATCTGTTTATAGTTACAATCTCACACGTACCTGGTGGTATCCATTTAGGCTTCTTCTCTGTTACAGGACTTGATGCATGTAAAGGCCTTCCAATTGGTTCTGAAGAACTGGACATCTGTGTTGGCTCAGATTTTAGTTCCATTACCAGTGAAGGAGAAACTACAGGCgatacttaaaaaataaaaccagcctTAGAATAATActtttacagagaaattatCACACTGTATAAGATGATAGATCCCTTTACAGCAAGACCTCTCCGAACTGAGTGAAACAAATATGTATGTTAATAATGCCTTATCTTCCAAACAGCAATATATAAACAGTCAGTCCTGTTACATGCTGGAATTTCAACACTAGTTTGTAAATAAGCACTGCAAGAATTTCTTGTTAAAGATGTTCCAGATACTAAATTGCTAAAAGCTAAGATTCTTCTGTCAGCTATTCAAAGCAAACCATTCCTTGACATAACTAAAACTAAAGATAAACTAAATGATGTATTGTAAACTCACCATTGAAATTAAAAGACATTATCAAGTCAGACACAAGATGAACACAAGGGTAAGAATTTTCTTAAGCTATTTAGATGAAAGTAAATTGTGTTAGCAATACAGTGAACAACTTCAGTCCGAACAAGCTGCATATTTAACACTTTCACCCAACAGTTATTAGCACTAGCATTGTTTGGCTACCCTTGAATTAAAGATTCATACATGTAAATGCAAGAACACACCCTgatattatatacatatatatttatacacacacacacacacacacacacatatatatattaaatccTCAGATCACTCAGTATTATTTAACCTTTCTTACAAGCTagttttaggaagaaaaactcCGTCTATTcaattttgtctatttttataGTAAGCAATGTTTGTTTACTATAAAGCCgtttttctttcaggattttttctcATTGCCATTTCCCTTTTACTCTGCATATAGCCTTTTTCATCATAATTCTGAAGTCAGTTTGTCAGCTAACCTTATTTGTTCCTTCaggtcttttaaaatacttgtttttaaatagaaagaatGATGATAAgcatcaaacaaaaaacactgtcaCAGGTACAGGCATTGTTCCTTGTATACAAAAGGAATTTTCATTATAAAGGAGTTTATTTCAGATTCCTAGTAGAAACTTACCAGTAGTATTAATCTTGGATGTGGgagtcttcttttctttttcagcctgcctcttttgtttggtttcttttttatttcctttggctttctttttttccatagcaAAGTCTTCATCATCACCTTCATTATAATCTGAATCTTCTTCTGATTCCTCATCTATGGCAAGGAAAAGGGATTTCATCTCTTTAcaggaaatataatttattattactcCAGGATCTTCTAATCTCACTCTGAATGTGAAGAACCAGTGTATCTTAAGCATACAGTTTTGTACATATTTATATGATGAACTGAGAAAGAAATTGGGGATCTCAttcatgtttataaatacctgaggtgtgggagacagaagggatttggccaacctcttttcagtggtttgtgggacaggacaaggggtaatggccacaagtggagcacaggaagttccacaccaacatgcgaaagaaattctttacagtgagggtgacggagcactggaacaggctgcccagggaggttgtggagtcttcttctctggGGATActcaaggcccgtctggacgcctacctgggcagcctgctctaaggaacctgctttggcaggggggttggacccgatgatctcttgaggtcccttccaacccctacaattctgtgattctgtgaaatagcTGTCATAATACATTCTGTATCTacagatttctctctctgttttttagTAAGTCAACACACCTGGTATAAACTGCAAATAATAATGctttaaacagtttttaattatCAATTTAAAATATCCCACATGTGCAAGATGAAAGagttaaaattatttgacagcactttgaatttttaaatattcatgagCAAGAATATGTAAagtggaatcatagaatcatttcggttggaaaagaccttcaagatcatctggtccaaccatcaccctaccaccaatgtcacccactaatccacgtccctaagcaccaggtccaacccccagggacggtgactccacctCCACAACCCactccctgggcaacctgttccaatgcctgactactctgagaagaaatatctccaAATTTCCAACATAACCCCCGCCCCTGGCACaccttgaggccattccctctagtcctgtcacaagttatctgcgagaagaggtcaacccccagctccccacaacttcctttcaggtagttgtagagagcaatatggaaatttggaaaaaatggaaatatgaagataaaaatacaaagtaaaaatactttgtcAAAATTCAGCTGCAAAAGTTTTATAGATTtactatttaagaaaataacagacaCGGGCAAGTCTTCGAAATAGCTTTCTGACAGCAATATCTAGACTATCCCccagatattttatttcactgataattttagaagtattttccaATAAGGCTTGCTGTAAAGGACAAAAGATTGGATAGAGACATGTTAACAACTGGGGgataagagagagagatgtcTGTCATGTTTTCTAGGCATTCAACAATTGGCTCCTACCAGAATCACAGCAATGGGCTAGACTGGCATCCAATCAGACGTGGAAAGGTTTTCTGATGGATGAGAattggaagaaggaaagaagggaggctACTTCTTTAATAAGCTTAAACAAAGCCAGTACTGAAAGCACTTAACACCTGACAGTTCTCCAGATTCAGTTTTGATGCAAACCTCAGAATacaactgcaaaaacaaacactacaattaaaatataatgcttTGGTAAGAGGGGAGGAAAGATACATTAGAAGCAGTACGCACTTCCCTGCATATATGACCTCATTGTAAGTAATCACATTACAAGAACTCCTAAGCAGACAGTTTCTACAGACTACCTGGTACAGACTCTGGCTCAGAGTCAGTAACGTGCTCTCTGTCATCACTGTCAATGGTCAGTGACTTCTTCTGATGTGACAGAGCTTTAGATGCTGCCGTCCTTTGCCTACAGCCACTTCTAGGCATGTCATCATGTAGAACCTGATCAAGAcctaaaaaacagaagttggTCTAATTAATCCAAATTCACAGTAACGCTGCTCTCTCTATAACTCAAAAAGAAGCAGGTTTTGAGTCTTAGGGACaagaattcatttttgtttttcaaagtacaCTGTTAGAGTAGCAGGTTATCTGCACATGTTTTCATGTGGTTCTCattttatagaatcacagaatcatggaatggtttgggttggaagggaccttaaatatcacctagttccaacccccctgccatgggcagggacaccttgcactagaccaggttgctcaaagccccatccagcctggccttgaaaccttccaggcatggggcacccacagcttctctgggcaacctgtttcagtgcctcaccaccctcagtgaagaatttctgcaTTGTATCTACCTCattaaatctaccctcttttagcttaaaaccacCAACTCTTGTCCTATCAGTACACTCCCTGAAAAAGAGTCCCTTCCCATCTTTTCTGTAGCACCCCTTAAAGtatactggaaggccactgtaatGTCTTCccgaagccttctcttctcaaaGCTGAAGaactccagctccctcagcctttcttcacaggagaggtgctccagccctctgatcagcctcatggccctcctcCGGACTTGCTCCAGCAGGtcttccttgtgctgggggccccagagctgaacacagtactccaggtggggtctcatgaaagcagagtagagggggagaatcacctcatctgacctgctggccatgcttcttttgatgcaatACAGTTGGCTTTCCGGGCTGCACGCGTACATTGCGGGCTCCCGTTCAGttttcatccaccagcacccccgggtccttctcctcagggctgctctcaatccattctccacccagcctgtatttgtgcttgggattaccccagcccagatgcagcaCCTTCTACTTATCcttcttgaacttcatgaggtccACGCAGGCCCAACTCTTGAGCCTGTCAAAGTCCCCCTGTATGGCATCTCTTCTCTCCACTGTGccaaccacaccacacagcttggtgtcgCTGGCAAACTTGCTGGGGGTGTACTCAATGCCACTTAACTGGCAAAACTGTTCTATCTAGGAATGAAAGTTATCAGTATTTATCTGTAATCAAACTaatgaaagaacagaagcacaaaaacaaaatcagaaatatgaaaaagttCCCAGTGGCACAGCATATGTTTTGGCCACATCTACTTTATGCTTTGACATTCTGGACACATTAAGGAGCAGTGTTTTTCCAATTTTAggacattttaatgaaaaaatgaatgcatcCCTCAAagttaagaatattttaaaataaacaagctttttttccacataggtgaaaaataaaatccatcagaaataagagaaaaacatatttaaatgtaaatttaaatgctatttttgaaaaagacatAATATGAGAGCAACTTACCTAAAAGTTCACTGTCTACGCTGCAGTTGGTAAAAACAGGTCTCCTATTTTCTGATTCAATATTCTTACCTGTTTTAGgatccagaaaagaaaatttttaaaaatattaaacattaatatatgaaaatgatgttttaaaaagtgaagaTATTAAGAAGTGAAAATAGCGTTTTTATCTGTCTCTAAACAATCTATTTGAAAAATCTTATAGAAAAGTTacttttctcacagaaaaaaaacatgaacgTAAGAAGACAGGCACAAGCTAGAAACTCTCATTTCTTCATGATGAcatcttgaaataaaacatgactTTCAAgctatttctttgcaaaataaattcagtcaTGTCAAAATTCACTACATATAAATAGAGTGTTGCATTGAACTGTAAAATAACCTTgttcttctgaattttgcacCTCAAGGATATTTGTTGGTTTTTCTTTGACAGATAAGGCTAAGGCAACTTCCAGATCCCTTTGATAGAGTTTGTCATCCAAGGatattctgaaaaaacaaacaggctaAGTAATAATACAATGAAATGAGTGTTACAGATCTATTTCTGACTTACTAAACTTTGAATTCTGGTGTTTGTAAAGAAATTATCATCATACTATGAATTACTTCCTGAAGAGACTTCAATAAAGTAGAAACTAATATTTAAAGCACACTATACTTAGAAGTACGATGCTTTTGGAACACTGTGTGTATAAGACCTAATAACTGGTATTATCCCAGGAAAGGCTAATAACATTTGCTTGAAATACTGCATTGAAACAGAACATTTATACAAAACATTACCAtcaaaataatcagattttttaaTTGACACTGACTCTCTATTTTCTATTAaactttaaatatgtttttttctaaggaGTCAAACTTGTCTTTGTAGTTATCAGTTATTCAAGTCCTTAAGTAATACAGAATTCTTACAATTATTTTGCACTGTAGAAATACCAAGACAAGATCAGACATCTAAATCTGTTTCTGCACCTATGCAGGTAGATTGCTGTAGTTTAAAGCTGTAAAAAACGATAGACATAGTTCACTACTGACCTCACGCAACTTTTCCTGACCCTATGTAAGGTTATTATACCCTTGTTTTGCAACTACACCATTAAAGCTGAAAATCATTACCACACTAATATGTTAGGTTTTCAGTCTCAGCTGTTTAAaactctaggaaaaaaaaaaaacagcaacaacaaaaaccaccacaaatacTACTATTGAAATACAGCTTCTTACTTCAAACACAGTTAACCACATTTCAACACTTCTCACCTTTTACTAGGTGCCTGCTTTTGTGATGGAGTTAATtctttgtgtgttattttttgcttctcttttttctccttctttggTTCCTTCAGCTGTGTTCTGGATTTTTTGCTTAAAGGTGCAGCTATACATGCAAAGTCTTCATCTATTTaggaaataataacaaattttAATTAGGTTTCATCCACTATATTCTTCCACACGGCCAAAAAGAAGTCACTCAACCCAATTTCATCATACACTGAAAATACACCAAACATAGCCTTTTTGAAAtctattctattaaaaaaaaaaagcaaaaaaaaaaaaaaaaaacaggaaaagtggGACAGTACTgttcttaaatgtatttttaatgaaaatttaacaAGACTTCTTTCAGATCTGTTTTAATGGTGaccatttcaatttttattcaaGGTCCCATTTGTTACCAGAGTTTTAATAACTAAAGTTTCACCTTTTTATATACTGAACAATAATTTTTATAATATCAATCATTGTCACTAATCAGTTTTAGAGTCCTGAGGTTTTGTGAATTGTTCCCATTAATGACTCCTGTTCATTAGAAATGTTCCTGCTTCCCTTTTTCTAGCCTTCTCATGTTGCCTCTTAGCAAATACGATatgttttccaagaaaattaGAAGGCATGGAGACCATCTTTCTTCCAACTGAAGACACTGCAGTTCATAgtgcaaaataatgaaaaaaatataataatcttCAGTGCTTCCTAAGTGCCAGAGAACATATATATGATCAAttctgagggagaaaaaaaaaacaaaaaaacaacacaaaacatcTGAGGGACAGATGAAAAGagatttaacttttcttttatattacaAATGGTCActtaaaaactgagaaaagtCATGCACCACATTTACCACATTTAAACTCATGAAATTAACACTCTGCATTAACCTGCAGGACTCACAAGGGACCATCAACATTATTTACTTTACCTTCTCCTTCCCATCACTTCATACTATTCAATGCATCTCACTAACAGACAAAgagcaagcaggaaaacaaacaaacaacagcaacaaaaaattcATAATCCAAATCCATGAAAGTAAGGAAACCCAACTCCAGTAAGGAAAATATGTGACACCAATTGGGGCTTAGAGGAAAGAAGGACTGTCATGAAAATAAAGAGCCTGCAATCTATTTTTCTTATCAATGAACCTCAAAATTTGACTGCTAAGTTCTTACCCAGAACCCATCAAGGTACAGAGCTGCAAGAGGAATGTTAGACCTATGTACAGACAATCCACAACTCCTAACAATATTCTGACTTACAGTCCTGCAAACTGATCTTCGGGAGGACATGGAACAAGCAATTCTCTCTGAAAACTAaggcagggaaagaaacaattttcttgCAATAACACAGTGTATTCACCAGTTCCCTAATAAACTGTTATTATACTCTGGCTTACAGTCATCATATTCCTGTTGAATCAGGACTTTTAACAGTGTGCACAGTTTACTTCCACTAAAAGCAGTAACAGCCTTGTCACTGAACTACTTAATTAAGAACACTCCACCGGTGCTTTGGGTTGTGGCATTAGTGTTTGGCATTTTTGTTACATACAGGAATACATCACTTACCATCATCTTCACCAAATTCCGAATAATCAACAACTTTCTTGCTCCTGTGGCAAAACCACACAGAGTTAATCATTTTGGAGTGAGAATCTTTACTTGCTAATACTTGACTTTGGGTAAGTCaggattttaaggaaaaaaaataatgcatattcAGATGTTTTACTATAAGGTTATTAAGAATCACAGTCATTGAGCGATTTGAGCTCTACCTTAAAGCCATCCAGTcccaccccccctgccatagacagggacacctcccaccagaccaggttgcccaaagccccatccagcctggccttgaacacctccagggatggggcacccacagcttctctgggcaacctgatccagagcctcaccacccttataGGAAGGGGTCGGGGCCAGCGGGGCCCTAGCCGGGCCCCCTCAGCCGAGGGCGGGTAACGGGCGCCAACGGCCGCCAGCTTTCTAGGAAACGCCTCCCCCACCCCGGCCCTCACCTCCGCGCCGGCCGCGCCGTGCCCGCGGCCATGACGACActgcccccgccccgccccgcgccgcacATTCGCCACAGAGCGGCTGGTCGCGAATCTGCGCCTCCGGACGCGAAGCTCGCGCAGCCGGCTCGCCCGCGGGTGCTGGCGCGGCGCGGAGGTgaggccgggctggggctggggctggggctggggctggtggggggcggcgcggggcggcgcggggagcGGCGCCGATCGGATTCCTCCCTGCGGCCGGGCGCGGCCCGGCCTTGGCTTAGCTTTGGTTGCCCTGGGAtgtgttttgttggtggtaAGCGGTTTGGGTTTGGTTTAAAATCGCAGAATGgttggggctggaagggactttGCAGACCCCATCGATCCCCCTGCCGCGGGCAGGGACAGcccggggtgcccccagccccgtccagcctggccttgggctgCTCTAGCGATGGGGCATCCacggcttctctgggcaacctgtgccagggcctcgcCACtccctgagtgaagaatttcttcctcatatccaatctaaatctcccctcttttagtttaaagccattcccccttgtcctatcaccacaccccctgacaaagagtccctccccagctctcctgcaggtCCCCTTTAGGTGTTGTAAAgccgctataaggtctccccggagccttctcttctccaggctgaacaaccccaactccctcagcctgtcttcatagcagGGGTGCTGCAGTCCTCTGATCGTccttgtggcctcctctggactcgctctaacaggtccatgtcttttctttttcttgttcttccacTCTGCCACCAGtggaaagcaggaaataaaCTGCTGCTGCACTATAAACTGTTTCAGATTCTGAGATAGGCATGTCATCAGTCACAGTGTTGCAGTTAAAGGTACCTGTTTATGTGGGTTCCTTCTGTCCTGGTTCCGCCTTTAAGTCAAGAATTTTGTAGTTACTCACGAGAGTAATTATCCTAATTCATACACTGATACACTCGATTACAGTTTGGAAACACtcactgttttggaaaataacatttggGCTTCAGCTCCTACCAATGCAGTCGTCAAAAATGAGatgaatatttatgaaaaatgcaggttttaaagttttaaaaactagaaattgttaattgttaacaaaacatgctttttgttAGCAATTTGTTTATGATTTTACTAGAATTTAACTCATGCAAATTCTATTGCTAATACAGGAAATCAACTCAAAGATGAAGCCTAATAAAGGAAACATCTGCATTCGGGAGAGAGACTATGTGTATGAATTCAATGCTGGAAATCAACATTTAGTGCTTACAGTGCCCCTTAAATTTCCTGTGCAAGAAAATATTAGTCATCTGCATGGACGTCTAATGCTTCTGCACAATCTGCCATGTTTTATAGAAAATGGTAAGgcttgaaatttt
This is a stretch of genomic DNA from Cygnus atratus isolate AKBS03 ecotype Queensland, Australia chromosome 1, CAtr_DNAZoo_HiC_assembly, whole genome shotgun sequence. It encodes these proteins:
- the RAD51AP1 gene encoding RAD51-associated protein 1 isoform X1; protein product: MCGAGRGGGSVVMAAGTARPARRSKKVVDYSEFGEDDDEDFACIAAPLSKKSRTQLKEPKKEKKEKQKITHKELTPSQKQAPSKRISLDDKLYQRDLEVALALSVKEKPTNILEVQNSEEQGKNIESENRRPVFTNCSVDSELLGLDQVLHDDMPRSGCRQRTAASKALSHQKKSLTIDSDDREHVTDSEPESVPDEESEEDSDYNEGDDEDFAMEKKKAKGNKKETKQKRQAEKEKKTPTSKINTTVSPVVSPSLVMELKSEPTQMSSSSEPIGRPLHASSPVTEKKPKWIPPAASGSTSNIGKYALVKSPTHGLRLGLSRLARVKPLHPSATSS
- the RAD51AP1 gene encoding RAD51-associated protein 1 isoform X2; this encodes MCGAGRGGGSVVMAAGTARPARRSKKVVDYSEFGEDDDEDFACIAAPLSKKSRTQLKEPKKEKKEKQKITHKELTPSQKQAPSKRISLDDKLYQRDLEVALALSVKEKPTNILEVQNSEEQGKNIESENRRPVFTNCSVDSELLDEESEEDSDYNEGDDEDFAMEKKKAKGNKKETKQKRQAEKEKKTPTSKINTTVSPVVSPSLVMELKSEPTQMSSSSEPIGRPLHASSPVTEKKPKWIPPAASGSTSNIGKYALVKSPTHGLRLGLSRLARVKPLHPSATSS